TTCTTGACTGTCACTGCTCCTCATTCACTGACTTGAGTCGACCAAGAAAGCGCTTGATGCTGCTGATAACCTCGGCATCTTGCAGGATGCGCATATGTCCAAGCCCCCGGGTTATCTGGAGTTCGCTGTCTGCCCAGGCCGCGTGTACTGCTCTGCCATTGGATACCGGAATGTATCTATCCCGCGAGTCATGAATGATCAGTCCTGGAAGATCTGCAAGACGAACCCACTCCTGCATGGAAAACCGAGACCACATATCTTCACCGAAGCGCTGCTCAAGACGGCGTTTCAATTGACCGACTACCACCTCATTCAAACCCAGGAGACTTGAAAACTGCTGCAACAGGGTGGTGACGTCCTTGGGTGTAGAGATACAGACCACTGCGCTCGCACGGGCACCGTTCGAGATTGCGTGCAGCGTACACATGCCGCCAAAAGAGTGGGCAATCACTGCCGTATCATCTCCAGACTCCTGTAGCAGTTGCGTGATAAAACCGCTGATTTCGAAGATATCTGTACTGCTGCCGGAAGAGCGACCATGGCCAGGCGCATCGAAAGCGGTGACCTGGAAGCCCTGTCCCACCAGCGCCTCCACCAGAAAGGTCATCTGCCCCGCATCGCCGTTCCACCCGTGAGTCAGCAGTACTGGCTGGCCCTCACCCCATCGATAGACGCGAACTGACTTCCCGCCATATCGTCTGACTTCAACGCTGGCCTGATCCAAAACACGCTGTTCATCCGCTGTCACGGAGCGATGTTGGGTGCGATACCAGAAGTAGTTAGCCAATCGTCCTGCCAGAGAGGGAGATACCCGTGTCAGGGTAGAGAAGGCGCGCTGAACCGGTGTGCTCTTGTGCGTGTTTTTTCTGCTGCGCGGCTCGGATATGGCTTGTGCGGTCGATAGGGACATTTTCTTTCTCCTCTTGATTCTCTTCTGGGGCAGATTGCCGGTGTTGAAAAAAATATAGTCCTGGACTAGGTTGGTAGTAAGAGTCATAAATGACATCTTTAATGCCATATCCGCCATTATGAAAACGACCGTTACCGTCGCTATCGTCGCCATAGATGAGTGCATGGCCTCGGCCATCGCCGGCTCCATCGATATGCTCTACGCCGCCAACAGAATCATCGACGCCATGGGCAAAAAGGAGCTGCCCCGTTTCGAATGGAAGGTGGTCTCCGTCTCAGGCCGGCCGGTGAAAACCGGCAACGGCATGCTGCAGGCGGTGGATTGCAGCCTGAAAGGGGTAAGCCAGGTGGATGTGGTCTACATACCTGGCATGTCGGTCATCGATGAAACCCGCCTGGTGAATATCCTTGAAAGCAATAGACCGCTGATCAACTGGCTGGCCAGGCGCGCCGCCGGCAAGAGCCTGATCACCAGCAGCTGCACCGGCAGTTTTTTCATTGCCGAGGCGGGATTGTTGCGGGACAAGCAAGCCACCACCGGCTGGCCCGTGGAGGGGCTATTTGCCGCCAGATATCCGGATATCCATCTCAACAGCGGTGAGTTGCTGGTGGCAGCGGACTCCATTCTCAGCGCCGGCGCTTCCACCTCCTATCAGGACCTGATGCTGGAGGTCATTCGCCGCTATATCAATAGCAGAGTCGCCCATTTGACCGCCCGTTACCTATTGCTGGACAGCAGTCGACACTCGCAGGCCGCCTTCCGCGTCAGCAGCGTGCGAAAATATGATGACCCGGTGGTCACCAAAGCACATGAGTTGATGCAGAAGAACCTGGGTGATCCGTTACAGGTACCTGAACTCGCCGCACGCCTCAACGTGAGTGACCGGACGTTGATAAGGCGGTTTAAAAGCGCAACGGGTCAGGGACCCAATGCCTGCCTGCAAAACCTCAGGATCGACAAGGCGAAATGGCTGCTTGAGAGTACGGGCAAGTCACACGAAAGCGTAGCCAGCAGTGTCGGCTACACGGACATCAGCTCCTTCAGACGCCTGTTCAAACGCAGTATCGGCATGACCATGGGCGATTATCGAAAGCGTTTTCGCAGCAGACGCCAGACCAGAAGGCCTTTCCGACCGGAGAGCTCCCCGAGGATATCCTGACTGGAGATTTACCAGCTACGCCAATTGGTTGGGAAGATGTTTGTCTATGCGAATAAGGCATCGAGGTACACTACCAGCGCGTGGGTCAGCCCTACAGTCGTAACGTGATCTGGAATCTC
This sequence is a window from Candidatus Thiodiazotropha sp. LNASS1. Protein-coding genes within it:
- a CDS encoding GlxA family transcriptional regulator; translation: MKTTVTVAIVAIDECMASAIAGSIDMLYAANRIIDAMGKKELPRFEWKVVSVSGRPVKTGNGMLQAVDCSLKGVSQVDVVYIPGMSVIDETRLVNILESNRPLINWLARRAAGKSLITSSCTGSFFIAEAGLLRDKQATTGWPVEGLFAARYPDIHLNSGELLVAADSILSAGASTSYQDLMLEVIRRYINSRVAHLTARYLLLDSSRHSQAAFRVSSVRKYDDPVVTKAHELMQKNLGDPLQVPELAARLNVSDRTLIRRFKSATGQGPNACLQNLRIDKAKWLLESTGKSHESVASSVGYTDISSFRRLFKRSIGMTMGDYRKRFRSRRQTRRPFRPESSPRIS
- a CDS encoding alpha/beta fold hydrolase, with the protein product MSLSTAQAISEPRSRKNTHKSTPVQRAFSTLTRVSPSLAGRLANYFWYRTQHRSVTADEQRVLDQASVEVRRYGGKSVRVYRWGEGQPVLLTHGWNGDAGQMTFLVEALVGQGFQVTAFDAPGHGRSSGSSTDIFEISGFITQLLQESGDDTAVIAHSFGGMCTLHAISNGARASAVVCISTPKDVTTLLQQFSSLLGLNEVVVGQLKRRLEQRFGEDMWSRFSMQEWVRLADLPGLIIHDSRDRYIPVSNGRAVHAAWADSELQITRGLGHMRILQDAEVISSIKRFLGRLKSVNEEQ